One genomic window of Tatumella citrea includes the following:
- a CDS encoding DUF2817 domain-containing protein, which yields MSALPDYQTQRRRFMAAVEQHNGVVTTYPHPLQGPQGESLYTDVVVIGNPAAQKLMLIISGTHGVEGYYGSESQTDWLELIGQSTLPDDTAIVLVHLINPWGTAYLRRVNEDNIDLNRHFVDFSQPLPENPDYPFWHGNYHGDRHSADSQFTGQLVTYGWHAMQKVVEAGQYQSADGIFYGGQQPGWSYRTMETILRDHLSEAKVILSFDLHTGAGAWGHPMLLSIAEQPVAAHQWGKTVYGEWLTLLFTGPGRQSDTGVAASATGYLSQFLINSLPDTCILPLVVECGTYAGEDMHCRVRDDHWLHLQGYSTSEPAIAIKQQLAEGFWPTDPDWRALTAFRTQQIFQRGWKALAAK from the coding sequence ATGTCAGCATTACCGGATTATCAGACTCAGCGTCGTCGTTTTATGGCTGCCGTTGAGCAGCACAATGGTGTTGTCACTACCTACCCGCATCCACTGCAAGGGCCACAGGGTGAGTCACTGTATACGGATGTTGTGGTCATTGGTAATCCTGCTGCTCAAAAGCTGATGCTGATTATTTCCGGAACTCACGGGGTTGAAGGTTATTACGGTTCGGAAAGTCAGACGGACTGGCTGGAATTAATCGGTCAGTCTACGTTACCTGATGACACTGCTATTGTGCTGGTTCACCTGATTAACCCCTGGGGTACAGCTTATCTTCGCCGGGTGAATGAAGACAATATCGACCTTAACCGGCATTTTGTCGATTTCAGTCAGCCATTGCCTGAAAACCCGGATTATCCTTTCTGGCATGGAAACTATCACGGGGATCGCCACAGCGCAGACAGCCAGTTCACAGGCCAGTTGGTGACTTATGGCTGGCATGCTATGCAGAAAGTGGTTGAGGCCGGACAGTATCAGTCGGCTGACGGGATATTCTATGGCGGGCAGCAGCCTGGCTGGTCTTACCGTACTATGGAGACTATCCTCCGGGATCACCTGAGTGAAGCGAAAGTGATTCTGAGTTTTGATCTGCATACGGGGGCAGGAGCCTGGGGTCACCCAATGCTGCTTTCGATAGCTGAGCAGCCTGTGGCTGCGCATCAGTGGGGAAAAACAGTCTATGGTGAGTGGCTGACACTCCTGTTTACTGGTCCTGGCAGGCAGAGTGACACAGGAGTTGCAGCATCTGCTACCGGCTATCTTTCTCAGTTTTTAATTAATTCATTACCTGACACCTGCATATTACCGCTGGTGGTGGAGTGCGGGACCTATGCCGGGGAAGATATGCATTGTCGCGTCAGAGACGATCACTGGCTTCATCTGCAGGGCTATTCCACCAGCGAACCCGCGATAGCAATTAAACAGCAACTGGCTGAAGGTTTCTGGCCGACAGATCCCGACTGGCGTGCGCTGACCGCCTTTCGTACTCAGCAAATTTTTCAACGAGGCTGGAAAGCTCTCGCTGCGAAGTAA
- a CDS encoding putative quinol monooxygenase, translated as MIQLSGRLICENEQQAEQVRQYLPEHTRLTKLEAGCLSFSVAATEDPFIWRLEESFADKQAFAQHQQRTKASEWGRQTQGITRDFQITDSDAE; from the coding sequence ATGATCCAACTCAGTGGCCGTTTAATCTGCGAAAATGAACAACAAGCCGAACAGGTACGCCAGTATCTGCCCGAGCATACCCGGTTGACCAAACTGGAAGCTGGCTGCCTCTCTTTTAGTGTCGCTGCGACTGAAGACCCTTTTATCTGGCGGCTTGAAGAGAGCTTTGCGGACAAACAGGCCTTTGCCCAGCACCAGCAACGGACAAAGGCTTCAGAATGGGGCCGGCAAACACAAGGCATCACCCGCGACTTTCAGATTACTGACAGTGATGCGGAGTAG
- a CDS encoding YdcF family protein, with product MQLTQQDITSLNVLSRWLALDTFTPETAAGAEILILAGHAIVPNIEAALQFAAQHQMKLLISGGIGHSTALLKQALNDRARQKGIQPPQGETEAAMLRHIAVQEYKLSEDLVVCESLSTNCGENAEFSLKMLEESGCIPARVLLVQDPLMQRRTTETFGFAWRETKTAFISWPVFTPQLHSEAGRFSVVGAGTGSGLWDIERYLSMITGEIRRLQDNPQGYGPAGAGFIGHVDFPPEVTEACQKLAESNPALNAGSR from the coding sequence GTGCAGTTAACTCAACAGGATATCACCAGCCTTAATGTCCTCAGCCGCTGGCTGGCCCTGGATACGTTTACCCCCGAAACCGCCGCCGGTGCAGAGATACTGATTCTGGCAGGACATGCGATTGTGCCCAACATTGAAGCAGCATTGCAGTTTGCAGCTCAGCATCAGATGAAACTGCTGATCAGTGGCGGTATTGGCCATTCGACGGCGTTACTAAAACAGGCACTGAATGACAGAGCCCGGCAAAAAGGTATTCAGCCACCACAGGGAGAAACGGAAGCCGCCATGCTACGGCACATTGCTGTGCAGGAGTATAAGCTGTCTGAAGATCTGGTGGTGTGTGAGTCGTTATCAACAAACTGTGGTGAAAATGCAGAATTTAGTCTGAAAATGCTGGAAGAAAGCGGGTGCATCCCTGCCAGGGTTTTACTGGTTCAGGACCCGCTAATGCAGCGCCGCACCACTGAAACCTTCGGCTTTGCCTGGCGTGAAACTAAGACAGCTTTTATCAGTTGGCCGGTGTTTACCCCGCAATTACACTCAGAAGCAGGGCGTTTTTCTGTTGTCGGAGCCGGTACCGGATCGGGCCTGTGGGATATTGAACGTTATCTGTCGATGATCACCGGAGAAATTCGTCGTCTGCAGGATAATCCGCAAGGCTATGGCCCGGCAGGGGCTGGTTTTATTGGCCATGTCGATTTCCCACCGGAAGTTACTGAAGCCTGCCAAAAGTTGGCGGAGAGTAATCCGGCTCTGAACGCCGGCAGCCGCTAA
- a CDS encoding SDR family NAD(P)-dependent oxidoreductase: protein MSNSLNGKIALVTGGTSGIGLASAQELAKQGAQVYITGRRQAELDAAVATIGHSVIGIQADVSKLAELDKIYAAIREHSGKLDILFANAGGGDMMALGDITEEHFDRIFGTNVRGLLFTVQKALPLLTQGASVILTSSTTSIKGTASFSVYSASKAAVRNFARSWALDLKDRAIRVNAISPGPIRTPGLGDLVPEEHRQGLYDALAAQVPLGRLGEPGEVGKVVAFLASDASSFINGTELFVDGGQAQI from the coding sequence ATGAGCAACTCACTGAACGGTAAAATTGCATTAGTCACCGGCGGCACCTCCGGTATTGGCCTGGCATCAGCGCAGGAACTGGCAAAACAAGGAGCGCAGGTTTACATCACCGGACGGCGTCAGGCAGAACTGGATGCGGCCGTCGCCACCATCGGTCATTCCGTCATCGGCATTCAGGCCGATGTTTCGAAATTAGCGGAGCTGGATAAGATCTATGCCGCTATCAGGGAACATTCCGGGAAACTGGATATTCTGTTCGCCAATGCTGGTGGCGGTGACATGATGGCGCTGGGCGACATTACTGAAGAACATTTTGACCGGATATTTGGGACCAACGTGCGTGGCCTGTTATTTACTGTACAGAAAGCGCTGCCGTTGCTGACACAGGGAGCTTCGGTGATCCTGACATCTTCAACTACCTCGATAAAAGGAACCGCAAGCTTCAGCGTTTACAGTGCCAGTAAGGCTGCAGTGCGTAATTTTGCCCGTAGCTGGGCGCTGGATCTGAAAGACCGTGCCATCCGGGTCAATGCTATCAGCCCCGGTCCAATTCGCACTCCTGGTCTGGGTGATCTGGTACCAGAGGAACACCGCCAGGGATTGTACGATGCGCTGGCTGCACAGGTTCCGTTAGGACGGCTGGGCGAACCGGGTGAAGTGGGCAAAGTGGTGGCGTTTCTGGCTTCCGATGCCTCCAGCTTTATCAACGGCACCGAGCTGTTTGTCGATGGCGGGCAGGCCCAAATCTGA